A single region of the Alosa alosa isolate M-15738 ecotype Scorff River chromosome 6, AALO_Geno_1.1, whole genome shotgun sequence genome encodes:
- the rnd2 gene encoding rho-related GTP-binding protein RhoN: MASQGSRCKIVVVGDTQCGKTALLHVFAKDCYPENYVPTVFENYTASFEIDKQRIELNMWDTSGSSYYDNVRPLAYPDSDAVLICFDISRPETLDSVLKKWQAETQEFCPSAKLVLVGCKLDMRTDVSTLRELSKQRLIPVTHEQGSTLARQLGAVAYVECSSRVCENSVRDVFHITTLATVRRAHAHPGSSGSSSGALKRSTSRRALKCISQLPLPLSGSASQTHEPAPTLRKDRAKSCVLM, encoded by the exons ATGGCGAGTCAGGGTAGCCGGTGCAAGATCGTGGTAGTCGGGGACACACAGTGTGGAAAGACTGCTTTGTTACATGTGTTTGCAAAGGATTGTTATCCCGAG AATTATGTCCCCACTGTGTTTGAGAACTACACCGCGAGTTTTGAGATTGACAAACAGAGAATCGAACTGAACATGTGGGATACATCAG GCTCTTCCTACTATGATAATGTGCGTCCGCTGGCCTACCCTGATTCGGATGCTGTGCTCATCTGCTTTGACATCAGCCGACCAGAGACTCTGGACAGCGTGCTCAAGAAG TGGCAGGCAGAGACGCAAGAGTTCTGTCCCAGTGCGAAGCTGGTGCTGGTGGGCTGTAAGCTGGACATGAGGACGGATGTGAGCACGCTTAGAGAGCTCTCCAAACAGCGCCTCATCCCCGTCACACACGAACAA ggcagTACGCTGGCGCGTCAGTTGGGAGCGGTGGCGTACGTGGAGTGTTCGTCGCGCGTGTGTGAGAACAGCGTGCGGGACGTCTTCCACATCACCACGCTGGCCACGGTGCGGCGGGCGCACGCCCACCCGGGCTCCTCGGGCTCGTCCTCGGGCGCCCTCAAGCGCAGCACCTCGCGCCGCGCCCTCAAATGCATCTCCCAGCTGCCCCTGCCTCTGTCTGGCTCTGCCTCCCAGACGCACGAGCCAGCCCCCACGCTACGCAAGGACCGCGCCAAGAGCTGTGTGCTGatgtag